The nucleotide sequence CCGCGATGTGCTGCGCGGCGAGCGCCACGAGGGTCTCGCCGGCTACTCGCTCGCCGACTCCACCCTGCAGACCCTCGCCGAGGGGGACGTACGCATCTTCCGGCAGGCCAGGGCGTCCCGCGAGGACGGCTGGGTCCTCGTCGTGTTCTCCGTGCCCGAATCCGAGCGCGAGAAGCGGCACGCGCTGCGGACGACCCTGACCCGGCTGGGCTTCGGCACCGCCGCGTCGGGCGTCTGGATCGCCCCCGGACACCTGGCGGCCGAGACCCGGCGCACCCTGGAACGCCGGGAACTGTCCGGGTACGTCGACATCTTCACCGGTGACCACTTCGCCTTCGGGGACCTGCGGGAGAAGGTCCGCGCCTGGTGGGATCTCGACGACCTCACCGCCCTGTACGCGGACTTCCTGGACCGGTACCGCCCCGTCCTGGACGCGGTGACACGGCGTGAGCCACCTCCGCTGGAGGCGTTCCGCACCTATGCGCCGATGCTGACCCAGTGGCGCCGCATGCCCTACCGCGACCCGGGACTTCCCCTGGAACTCCTTCCGCCGGAGTGGAACGGCGTGGCCGCGGGCGAACTGTTCCACCGGCTCCACACCCTGCTGAGCGCCCCCGCGGCGGCACACGCCGCGGGGGTCCTCCGCGCCCGGCGCTGACGCGGCACTCACCTACGTGCCGCTAGCCGACCGCGGCGAAGTCCGTCAGGAGCGTTTGCCGATGGTGATGAACGGGTCCCACTGGAAGTAGCCCACCAATTTCTGCTCGCTGTCCAGGAGCTGGAAGAAGAAGCGGTACGTGACCTGGCCGGTCTTCTTGACGTCCGCCTCCCAGTAGTGGTCCTCGTAGTCCTGGGTCTCGAAATCCGGCTGGTCGGTGGCCCCGTCCTTCGGAATCGGGTAGGTGCCGTCGCCGATCACGATCCGCGGCTTGCTGATGAGCTGGTCGTTGCTCAGGTACCGGTACAGCAAGGCGCAGTATTCGCTGTTGAGCGACAGCGTCGTCTCGCGCCACCTGATGATGTCCCGGGGGTTGGCCCGGAAGTTCAGCTCGGCCCCGGAGGTGCCGATGACGCGATCCTGGCGCGTCGTCATATAGATCAGGGCATGGTCGACCTGCGTGGGCGCGTCGGGGTTCCTCGATGCGTCGGGGTAGCGCTTGGCGATCGAGACCGCGTCGAACGCGATCATCACGTTGATGAATTCCGACATGTTCCTACTCCTCTTCCAGCTTGTATGCCATCGCCCGCGGATAGTCGTGCCGCTGCAGGCGGACGCGGACCAGCAGCGGTCCGGCGTTGACCGGGTCGGTGGGGTCGGTGAGGCGGGTCAGCAGCTCGTCCAGGTCGGAGGCGTGCGCGAGGCTGACCCCGTTCGCCGGGGTCTTCTTGCCGGAGAAGACCTCCGCGAGGCGGTCGTAGTGCCACGGGTGCAGGACGTTGTAGAAGTCCGCGCCGTTGGTGCCGTCCGCGTCGCGCGAGTCCCGGTCCGCGAAGTAGGACGGGTGCACCAGCATCTGCTCGATGCCGTAGAAGTGTCCGTTGTCCATGACGAACACCACCGACCGCAGCCCGAGCCTGGTGTGAGTGGAGATTTCCTGGCAGGTCTCCTGGAAGGCGCCGTCGCCGACGAACACCATCGGGCGGGCGTGGCCGCGCTCGGGGGCGAGCGCGGCGCCGGTGGCCGCGCCGACGGACCAGCCGATGGACAGCCAGCTGATCTGCGACAGGAACCCGCCCGCGGGCAGGGTCAGGTTCATCGAGCCGATGAGGGAGAACGCGGCGTCGGAGACGACCGTCCAGTCCTCCCGGGTCTCCCGGCCCAGGAAGTGGTTGATCCGGTCGAACACGCCGTCGTAGGTGAGCCGTTCGCCGGAGCGGGACGACGAGCCGCCGGCGCGCAGCGTGGCTCGGTGGTCCTGGAGACTGGCGGGCCGGTCGTCGGGCGCGCCCTGGTGGGCGTGGGCCTCGGCGTAGTAGTCGGCGGTCAGGCCCCCGGAGCCGAAGCGCGCCACCAGCGCGTCCTGGAGAGCGGGGATCAGCCGGGTGAGCTGGACGTCGGGGAAGTACCGGGTGCCGACGCTGACGCCGCCCTGGGCGGCCATCACCCAGTCCGTGCCGACACACTGCTCCCCGTCGAGGTTCTTCGAGGTGGACCAGGCGCCGAGGCCGATCCGGCAGGTGGCCCAGTCCTTGAAGATCCAGTGCACATCCGGGTGGCTGGCCTTGCCGTTGTACACGCCGTGGAACTGCGGCCCCCGCTCGTCGACGACGGCCTTGGCGCCGACGGTGGTGCAGAACGGCACCCCGGTGCCCTGCGTCAGGTCGGTGAGCTGCCCGTCGAGGCGGAACCGCTCGACCTCCTCGCCCGCCCATACGATCGGGCGGGGCCTGCCGTCCGGGCCGGGGTGCTCCTCGATCAGGGTCATGATCGCGTCGACGGCGCCCGCCAGCATGGTCTGGTTGCGCGCGCTGAACGGCCGCTCGCGGCGCAGCAGCGGCTCCTCGGCCACCGCACAGGGTTCGTCCCACAGGTCCTCCATGACCTCCAGATAGACGGGCCTGCGCTCGGACAGGCAGGCGGTGAGCGCGGCGTCGATCTGGCCCGGGGCGAGGCCCGGGTTGGAGATGACCTGAGCCTCCACGGTGACCTGC is from Streptomyces hygroscopicus and encodes:
- a CDS encoding PaaX family transcriptional regulator, with protein sequence MTAQTTTATTAAGERESRHAPLILTVFGLYARGEHNWLSVASVISLMADLGVESRAVRSSVSRMKRRDVLRGERHEGLAGYSLADSTLQTLAEGDVRIFRQARASREDGWVLVVFSVPESEREKRHALRTTLTRLGFGTAASGVWIAPGHLAAETRRTLERRELSGYVDIFTGDHFAFGDLREKVRAWWDLDDLTALYADFLDRYRPVLDAVTRREPPPLEAFRTYAPMLTQWRRMPYRDPGLPLELLPPEWNGVAAGELFHRLHTLLSAPAAAHAAGVLRARR
- a CDS encoding decarboxylase: MTEITPECTVARYLARRLAELGITHLFGVPGNHLGPFLTVLRAEGDIEWVGTPTEGGAGQAADSYARLHGIGAAAVTYSVGAFNLLNACGGAFVEHVPLVAINACPPYEQWQNYRALGLLTSHMSPRRESNLDVYRQVTVEAQVISNPGLAPGQIDAALTACLSERRPVYLEVMEDLWDEPCAVAEEPLLRRERPFSARNQTMLAGAVDAIMTLIEEHPGPDGRPRPIVWAGEEVERFRLDGQLTDLTQGTGVPFCTTVGAKAVVDERGPQFHGVYNGKASHPDVHWIFKDWATCRIGLGAWSTSKNLDGEQCVGTDWVMAAQGGVSVGTRYFPDVQLTRLIPALQDALVARFGSGGLTADYYAEAHAHQGAPDDRPASLQDHRATLRAGGSSSRSGERLTYDGVFDRINHFLGRETREDWTVVSDAAFSLIGSMNLTLPAGGFLSQISWLSIGWSVGAATGAALAPERGHARPMVFVGDGAFQETCQEISTHTRLGLRSVVFVMDNGHFYGIEQMLVHPSYFADRDSRDADGTNGADFYNVLHPWHYDRLAEVFSGKKTPANGVSLAHASDLDELLTRLTDPTDPVNAGPLLVRVRLQRHDYPRAMAYKLEEE